DNA from Treponema primitia ZAS-1:
AAATGGCGCAATCTTCATCAATGGAACCATTGATCTTCTCTTTGAGGATGACAGGGTTGTTTATGTGGTTGACTTTAAGACCGACAGCGTTGAGGAGCCCGGGGAGCATCTGGCTCAGATGGCCTTCTACTATCGGGCGGCCATGGATCTTCTGGGCAAGCCCCACGGCAAGGACTGCCAGCTGTGGCTATACTATCTTCGCACCGGGCATGCGGTAGAAATGACGGATGCGGCGAAGAATCTCAAGCTTGAAGAGATGATGTAATCACCCCGGTCAATATTTTACATAAAAGTCTGTTACAGCAATTTCCCAATTATTTTTTTTGCAACCTCAATTCTATCCTCAGTATCAATCCCATCTTCAGACTGAGGAATAGGGTATTCTTTTATTTTGCCATTTTGTAATAGTATAAATTTGTCATTTAAACAGTCCATTTCAATGTCCGTACCTAGGCCGATTACGGCAATGCAGCCTTTCAACATAGGCCTTTCTATCTTCAGCGCCCCAAAAATGGAGTTGATTGAATTGTGACTCTGTGTAATATTTAAGAAAAACCATTCTCGTACATACCGAGAGCTAATTTCCTTGTTAAAAAGTAATAGCAGCTGTTCGATCATGCTGTAATCGGATGTGTTTTCATAGGACAGTTCGCACTAATCTTTCTTGAAATCGATACTTTTTGCAACTTTTTCGTTTAGGGTATCTTGATCATATTCAAGGGAAAAATGAAGATTCAACGGTATATTCAGCTGTTTTATATAGCGAAAAATTAAGAAAATAGTAGTTAGCCGCTGCTGACCATCTATTAATTCATATCGTTTTTCGCCGATATTCTTAACCACTATAGGTTAAAGCCAATAATTTTGCCCTTCCGCAATTTCGTCAATGTCATTTAACAACATTGCGACTTCTTCTTTCCAGCGATATCCCCGCTGATAAGAGGGGATATAAAATTCACCTTCAATATCCCCTACTGGTGATATAATTTTTCCCGTTTGG
Protein-coding regions in this window:
- a CDS encoding GmrSD restriction endonuclease domain-containing protein yields the protein MVKNIGEKRYELIDGQQRLTTIFLIFRYIKQLNIPLNLHFSLEYDQDTLNEKVAKSIDFKKD